In Babylonia areolata isolate BAREFJ2019XMU chromosome 19, ASM4173473v1, whole genome shotgun sequence, a single window of DNA contains:
- the LOC143293962 gene encoding uncharacterized protein LOC143293962, translated as MYDVCPHCGLSSLWSVLTVVCLPSLWSVYPHCGLPALTVVCLPSLWSALTVVCLPSLWSACPHCGLPALTVVCLPSLWSVCPHCGLPALTVCGLPALTVVCLPSLWSALTVVCLPSLWSACPHCELFSLLLAPLDTCLHGPSPAVVIFSHRLPTCWVHVAYPHTLFADVPVA; from the exons ATGTATGACG tctgtcctcactgtggtctgtcctcactgtggtctgtcctcactgtggtctgtctgccctcactgtggtctgtctaccctcactgtggtctgcctgccctcactgtggtctgtctaccctcactgtggtctgccctcactgtggtctgtctgccctcactgtggtctgcctgccctcactgtggtctgcctgccctcactgtggtctgtctgccctcactgtggtctgtctgccctcactgtggtctgcctgccctcactgtg tgtggtctgcctgccctcactgtggtctgcctgccctcactgtggtctgccctcactgtggtctgcctgccctcactgtggtctgcctgccctcactgtg AGCTGTTCTCCCTTCTCCTagctcctctggacacatgccttcacggtccttctccagctgtagTGATCTTCAGCCACcgcctcccaacctgctgggtgCATGTCGCCTACCCTCATACCTTgtttgcagacgtccctgtagcgtag
- the LOC143293940 gene encoding malonyl-[acyl-carrier protein] O-methyltransferase-like: protein METMKQQGENFNDIATLSQLIYRPGISVEESQALYNKWAALGTFDQLSVQANYVNSYDQVMAAVLELFPTRRDVTILDVGAGTGIVGQRLYDAGFHSLDALDPSSEMLRVTADRKVYRRYVCSFFTQDPVQDIENDTYDLLVMCGVCSPGAIQVEAFKEAIRIVKPGGYIVNCMRAEYLQTMAEYNGRWETHLKQLEKEGKWTLVSEHRYPNHFFHHEGLRLIHRVS from the exons ATGGAGACGATGAAGCAGCAGGGAGAAAACTTCAACGACATCGCCACACTGAGTCAGCTCATCTACCGGCCCGGCATCAGTGTGGAGGAATCACAGGCTCTCTACAACAAGTGGGCTGCCCTCGGAACCTTCGATCAg ctgtcgGTGCAGGCGAACTACGTCAACTCCTATGACCAGGTCATGGCGGCGGTGCTGGAACTCTTTCCCACGCGGCGTGACGTCACCATCCTGGATGTGGGCGCTGGCACCGGCATTGTGGGACAGAGG ctGTATGACGCGGGGTTCCACAGCCTTGATGCTCTGGACCCGTCCTCAGAGATGCTGAGAGTGACTGCAGACAGGAAGGTGTACCGCCGCTATGTCTGCAGCTTCTTCACACAGGACCCCGTCCAGGACATTGAAAACG ACACCTACGACCTGCTGGTGATGTGTGGAGTTTGCTCCCCTGGGGCCATACAGGTGGAGGCTTTCAAAGAGGCCATCAGGATCGTcaagccag gtGGCTACATCGTGAACTGCATGCGAGCAGAGTACCTGCAAACGATGGCAGAGTACAACGGCCGTTGGGAAACCCACCTGAAGCAGctggagaaggagggaaagtggaCACTGGTCAGCGAGCACAGGTATCCCAACCATTTCTTCCACCACGAGGGCTTGCGTCTGATCCACCGGGTGTCGTGA